The window ACATTAGGTTATACAACTATGTAATATTCATGAGACATTCAATATATAGTCGTGTACCTTTTTATAGAGTGCAGCATCGGGTAGAATTGATAACTAGTAATAAACTGAGCCTGCATATTTTGATTATCTATATGGGTGAGTCGTTTATAATGATAAATATgcaaaaatattaatgaaaaaaatggagTTGATCTTTAATTATATAGACAAAATGTTTGTAATCTTACCTTCCCACCAGTTTCCTCTTGAAGCACTTTCAGAATCGCCTTCCTTTCCATTTTTCTTATACTGGATAATTCAGAGTTAGCGAGTTTAGAGTATTAAAAGTACACATTATAGACTATCAATGTAGTTATACGTGTTTATATGAGCTCAAGTATCCAATTATGTCTCCACAGTTGTGAAGTGTTCGAGTTAGATTGCTTTGCTTGCATAAGATGGAAACCTAATCCGAGTACTAGTCTTAACTTTACCGATACTTAACACAATGATATTGGTAGTTAAAGAAACACTTACAGCATCTGGATTGTTTGttgattgtggtggtgttgaaGAAGGATAGTTTTCTTGGCCCCCATAGTAAATGGATGAGCTCAAGTTGCATGGTGGTTGTGTTTCTTCATTTTGGTAATTCTTTTTCTCCTTATTTTTCCTCATTTCTCCTCTTTCATCTGTAGCCCCAATCAAATTTCTCACTTTTAATACGTGAAGTAGTATTTCATTGAGCTCATAGTTAAGGATAAGTTGAAATAAAACAATTTCTCAAGGAATGACACTCCAAAAGGACCTAAACACTTGAGTAAAGTCACTAATAGTGAATAAACTCACATGAAATCCCAAAATTCGGATGCTCATATTTGGCAGCTCCATTTCGATTTGCCAAGTCTGCTTGAGCCCCCTTGCGTTGAGAACAAataaagtttttatatataagaaaGCAATACATACATGCAATTTGCACTTTTAGAATGATGTTGATGAAATGATTCATACCGTTGCAGGTGGTGGGAAAATGGATTGGAACAATCCTGTTGTTGATGAAGAAGACGAGGAAGAGTTTCTTGGACCAAAAAGATGATcgaaagatgaagaagaggaaccAGATACTGACTTTTTCTTGTCCATTGACTGCTCTTTGGAATTTTATGTCGtgtacttgtttttttttaaatgtcaaAGGGTTAGTCCTTTGTAGCTAAGGGAAATGTGTTCAAAGGAGAAAGGAGAGAGACGAGAGAAGTTTGCTTTCAGAaagattttgaaattgtttGTGTTGGGAGGTATGTTATCTACTCACTCTCTTATATGCTTATTTATATACACTACTAAACACTTCCCAACTTTGACGATATATCAATTTTGAGCCCAAAAAAACCTTTGACGATATATGAAACCATTTTtacaatttagttatatattcgTTATTTTTTTTCGTGATCACGAtgctatttaattaattttataattaccCCATATTTTTGGGAATATATATGAGTGAAATGGACCGACTAATcgagaaaaaaatcaataaaaatataagccAAAGTTTTAATTAGCTATAGAAATTAATTAGTAAACAGATTGATCGCCAGTCAATAAAAAGATGGGCAATACTATCCATCGATAATCAGTAACTAGCCGTCTTATAAGCAAGCAAGATACTAAATCTTGTTGAGTACACAAATATGTGTATATAGCCGGTGGCGTAACAATGATGCATGCATGGTAGAAAATAATTAGACCTACATTACACAATATTTGATTTACATTATTGAAAAGAACTCGGTTATGCTAGATTTTGCTACCGTTGGCTAAATAAGATCTGGACATAATATGAATATATCACTCGGTTGTGCGATCTACAGGAAGCTAGCAATAAAGGAAAATGTTCCAGAAATTATGTAAGATATCAGAGATCTTAAGATTCGAATATAAATTGACTAGCGTACAAATATTTGATTACAATATctgtaaatattaaaaagggATAATCGTATTACTTACTTTACTCGTAAGCATAATTAACGTGCCCCTTAGCACTACAATATCACATACTGTATATTGAAAAAACATTCCTGGTTAATTTGGATGCTCCGCAAGACAATATAGCcccgaaaaaaaaaatcttatcttATGCCAAAATCTATTTTAACTCTCACTTGTTGTGTGTACATGTTTTCATGCAAGGGCTAACTAAACATAACAAGGCTTTTGGTCAACGTCTGATACATCTTAACCAGTATTTGCATTTTCTTTGATCTTTACATTTATAACAGCAAACAAAAGCAGAGAAACTTTGTTGTAAATATATAGTCTGATATATCTGTAAGTGGCAGTGACATCTATCTCACAAATACGAACACGATTTTTTTACGCATGAACCAATCAAACCATTGATTTAATATCGTAACGAATTGCATATTTCTTAGAATATATGATATAGTGCGTTATATTAATGTGATGGCCGTGTCACCATCCGTAATCAGCTTAATATATTGTTATGAATCTATTAAATGGAATTTGACCGGTAGAACATAATGTCAATACGTGTGATTGGTATTTGTCCTAATGTTCTTTTTATCCGTTATATGTTTGACaatgtattttaaaacattCCCTGCAAAGATACAGAGCACATAACCGGTTGTAACTGTATCTAACAAACACTTGGAATTATTTGTACAATAATGCAAGTTAAATCAAAGTGAAAGCTAATGGTATAGACTGCTCACGCAAGGAATTATTcggctgcaaaaaaaaaagaaacattgaATGTGGAAAAGTGTGTCGATACGTGACCTAGTTCATGGGACTTGCCGACTTTGGGTACTCTCATGACATGCATGTTCACCATCATCATGATCATCATTCATCCGTTTGTAACTTTCTCAACTAATGGACCCCATTGACATCAAGAAAGTCAAAAGAACTAGCAAAAATAAAttagagatgagagagagagaagcctTTTGAAAAGAGGATCGGTTTGAGTTGAGGAGAGCCATAGTTTGGTAGTTAAAGGAGCTCTTAGCTACAAATACTCTCTGTTCCCCAAGCTTGGACAAATATACCGTTTGGATCTCTTATGCTTAGTTGACGTTTCATACTTTCATATGGCTAAGATGTTTAGATCCATTCAAACATTAATTATTTTAGGGTTTACTATAGTAATTTATCCTAGTAACTACAGTAATGAGAATTAAAACTCGGCTATGTGTTGATGCTTTTGCATAACTTTTTTTGGCTTGTTGAAAGATGGTTTATAGTATAAGTTCATATTCTCTCCAATTATTTACTTTAGAAACCTTTTTTCTTCGATGACAAAATTGTTTTCTCCCGGCCTAATTTCTCAACTTTTCTTAAATTTCTAGGTATGATTCAAAATTGTGAATGAGTTTAACTcataaataaaatctaatactAGACCTTGGTTGTTTAGTTTGCTTGGTTGCATGTTTACTTTGCTTAGTTGCATATGTACCTTTCTTTCACTATTTCACTATCTATGATTTGGATTCTTGAATTTCATGGATGGGATAAGCCGATGTGGGATCGAACCCTAAAAGCTCTCAACACATGTTATTGTGCAAATTTGATGACTATTCTATGTCATAAATTGATCAGCCACCAATTATTGTATTCTTGTATTGAACTAAAGATTTGAGTTCCAGTAAAATCTTGATTTAATTTGTACGCCCGTTGTAAATTTTATTCTACAGACTGCCAAATTTTCCCTTAAAGGTTTAATTATGGCAATAAAAACATAAGGGTTAAGATATGTAAACGGAAccaattaatgtatatattggATATAAAGAATTAAGACAACACAAAACTAACAGATAACCTAAACagtataaaacaaacaaaaaaaagattgaaaaacTTTAGTAGTGTTCCTTGTGTTTCCTTAAAGCTTAACAAGAACCACTTGCTCCTCTTCTTATCTAACAAAAGAATTTTAAACGCATATCAGGCCGGAGGATCATTCGAATTTCAAACATTTCAAAACACTATTAACAGATCAAATCTcatatctaaatttttataaaagattttatTCCAGGTTCGAGATCTTAAACTACTTTGGGCTTAGCCTATGACTATTTTCTCCGAATTAAAAAGTATCAGAACTGTTTTATTATCATGCCTGAGTTCCCGGACACGGCTGATCTCAAGTGCTCTTAAGAACCGCCAGGAAACACAATCTTCGTGCATCGAAACTTATTCTTTTGTAAGTTAGATGCTCATATTCGATTCATTTTAGACCTCCATATGCTTTATGTCCTTTAATTTTGACATGCCACTTAAGAGACAAAGCTCATCTTCACTAATCATCATTTCATTGGTGTCCTAGGACGTAAGAGACGATCATATGCATGTACACACACCAATTATGTGCTTTCAACAGGAAAATGAAAATCATGTAAAAACCCCTTATAAAAATGATAGGaacacgaaaaaaaaaaatgcagaaaGTGAAGTTGGGAAGTAGAGAAGACTATGGTTTTGCCCCCATTTCCAAGAGAGTTCTCACTTGTCACCACCATAAGCACACACTTTAAAGCCAAATCTTCCAACCTTTTGAATCAATTTCTCTCATCAAGACCAACATCCATCTGCAATCATAAGGAAATGAACAACTCAGTGGATAAGAGTCCTTTCATTCACTTTGTTTGGTATGCTTTACCAAGAACAGACTATTAACTGACCTCAAATGAAAGGATCAAATCTTTGTAGACATCATGAACTTATTAGACTTCTTCTCCGCAGGCTTCAAAACCTGAAACGAGCACATAAGGTTCTCATCCACGCTCATCATCGCTCCAGCATTATCAAACTCTCCACAGTAGTTAGGAGCTGAGAACACCGTCACCTGCTGTCTATCCGCAAAGAACTCATACCCATCTTCCACAACctgttcatcatcatcattcctTGTTAACACTACAAACTCAGTAGAATCAAAGAGAGATACATGATCAAAACCCTAACCTGATGAGCACGGCACACAAGATCCAAATCATGTTTCTCTAGAAACTCAGAGACTTTGTCCGGACCAAACGTGTACGAAACGCCTCTATCATTCATCCCCATCCTTTAACATCTTTCCCAGGATCAGACCAAAGCAAATGACAGAGCAGACCAGTGTCGGGAATCATAGTCGGACGTGGCAAGCTTCTAACCTCATCCAAATGGTTAAGCTCCGGAGAAAGCCCACCGTGCATACACAGTATCTTGTCGTCTATAAGCGCCGCAACGGGGAGACAATTGAAACAGTCTGTGAAAACCTTCCACACCCTCACATTAAACCTCCTTTTGCACTCGTCGTAGAATCCGTATATAGGGTTGATAGAAGCACACTCGTGGTTTCCTCTCAACAGAAAAAAGTTGCCTGGGTATTTGATCTTGTAAGCTAGTAAGAGACATATGGTTTCGAGACTCTGTTTGCCTCGGTCCACGTAGTCTCCGAGGAAGAGATAGTTGGCGTTAGGAGGGAAGCCACCGTACTCAAACAGCCTCAGCAAATCACTGTATTTCCCATGTATGTCACCTGGTTTTGAGACATTAGAACGTGATGAGATTGAGATTTTTCCAATAAAGTCAATAGTCACTAAAGTCAATAAAGTTGACGTGATGTTTTCAAACTGTTCCTAAGGAAAAAATCAttacaaaaacaagaaaaaacgCATTCAATAGTTACTAATTAACACACTCAAATGCAATCTTCAAGAAACTGATAGGCATTTTACAAAATGATTATTGATTAATATGAGAACAATCTGGCATTGCAAAATCGAACCTTTCTAACTGTTTACAGTATCCAACAACCATTACATAGTAAACAAGACAAACCCTTATGTGCTTAGACGCGCTAATCAAAAGAAACTCCACAAAAGATCAAACCTTTTCTCAGTAAGAATCAACTCAACAAAGAACCCACAAAGATAGTCcacaaagtttcaaactttcgAACACTACGAACCCTAAAACCAATTGGGTGACCAAAGAATCGAATTGGGTTTTCGATTAAAACATTACCGCAGATTTTGATGGGCGCCAGCTCCAGCAAATTGGGTTGCTGGAGGAAGATGTCTCTAGCGGTTGTGCAAAGCTGTTTGATCTCAGCTTCCGAGAGCTGGACTTGCTTCCCCGGTCTAGCT is drawn from Brassica rapa cultivar Chiifu-401-42 chromosome A05, CAAS_Brap_v3.01, whole genome shotgun sequence and contains these coding sequences:
- the LOC103867006 gene encoding uncharacterized protein LOC103867006 isoform X1, with the translated sequence MDKKKSVSGSSSSSFDHLFGPRNSSSSSSSTTGLFQSIFPPPATGAQADLANRNGAAKYEHPNFGISYERGEMRKNKEKKNYQNEETQPPCNLSSSIYYGGQENYPSSTPPQSTNNPDAVSVSLTTNIIVLSIGKVKTSTRIRFPSYASKAI
- the LOC103867006 gene encoding uncharacterized protein LOC103867006 isoform X2, which translates into the protein MDKKKSVSGSSSSSFDHLFGPRNSSSSSSSTTGLFQSIFPPPATGAQADLANRNGAAKYEHPNFGISYERGEMRKNKEKKNYQNEETQPPCNLSSSIYYGGQENYPSSTPPQSTNNPDAYKKNGKEGDSESASRGNWWEGKITNILSI
- the LOC103867006 gene encoding uncharacterized protein LOC103867006 isoform X3, whose product is MDKKKSVSGSSSSSFDHLFGPRNSSSSSSSTTGLFQSIFPPPATGAQADLANRNGAAKYEHPNFGISYERGEMRKNKEKKNYQNEETQPPCNLSSSIYYGGQENYPSSTPPQSTNNPDAYKKNGKEGDSESASRGNWWEGSVYY